TCTGTTAAAGATGCCTCCGATATTATTCTGCAAACTGATTTTGACCTGATTTTAATGGACTATATGTTGATAGATGGTACAGCTTTTGATCTTCTGGAAAATATTGGCGATACTCCAAGTGTTATTGTGACAGGGGCAGGAGATACTGACATAGCAGT
The window above is part of the bacterium genome. Proteins encoded here:
- a CDS encoding response regulator; amino-acid sequence: MTNGLVKLLIVEDDKIDQMAYKRFIREYELPYNVIFVDSVKDASDIILQTDFDLILMDYMLIDGTAFDLLENIGDTPSVIVTGAGDTDIAV